In a single window of the Elaeis guineensis isolate ETL-2024a chromosome 8, EG11, whole genome shotgun sequence genome:
- the LOC105035323 gene encoding protein ROS1A isoform X3, protein MDTSGEAQLKQQQDLEKKGPWVLATAVPENKTAISDNNQGIPAGNSNSLEPSSASATGDRSLSSSSRGIVDHIPELNSSKGATTSSTTPVHLFNASLHTTTMDHRTAGFLHIPFRNIMVFGNADVKNMSSSSLLDFTQIGTNKNLSCLPNQFLVNGKVLMISSVSNKDGLCVPFLPNLNSLTKEAACTSMKEEAYLPVAPLTPAKGKEIHEENANNGSLKLLASVTPDKVKTVEDCIPPELINLVGEELTDGVKNQELDDQCSNCNRLVPTTVIERASSPKGVKQHVQTSLAAQQLESGKDEQRNYPGISLNSTPRQKTRRKRYMPKVIQEGKPTKTPQPATPNPLTPMPVRKNGNHSKSREKKSLNSLDTSTNIARETVGRSNAEGTSADPHVINGTKPVRQRLKFESEGGPVNECLESTINNAQSRGRGRPRRTPATSRSKSKLQLSQEIEVVVENSSAGLVFDLTRSLNQMLEEYITLPEIPTPPAQSFKRESLKETSKNFAGNRNSIKKSICGQQAKMQTCQKRVNPIGKADFILVKDDNNKAGMKRDYSHIDSAQTGCALSKDAHFMQGSEEINQASRSDQTSSHGSYSQERQKRMRTEKQDLQYHQFMQCYSTEFASADAQKLLTSDKLQSPDCMLTFNHIRRPTKKRSKIPVRACKLSSIASITGCNHLLPTPEMPPEACSRTFFAAKCKRMKRKRHPRNGQALLVKIMPLDVDHEHKLGPCIYSSLERKSVGSTASGGDFPEKDLHHCQIIPLQDYPIRNSVQELPFINPVSQAIIPYVNDMNDVIWKIQQLDLQEGQVHSATEPQNALVPFGGNMMVPYDGPFDIIKKQRPRAKVELDGETNRVWKILMGKTCSDEAEGLDVDKEKWWEEERRVFRGRADSFIARMRLVQGDRRFSLWKGSVVDSVIGVFLTQNVSDHLSSSAFMALAARFSLQSRCNGADLNAEKMSKSTEKQDGSSVPSDATNWQEKGFSPDAYHQGPLEIHDADYVKENETANSNESMGTNSRGNIVDDSKGIGVHIHGSEPKKGFETPHYRIDTLISGTGSTESEDRQFFEDVVSSQNFVASSGNSLDYLIQTVDPVGSNSGSNSEANIITGSMSSGLDSSVSFEENVNIAGNTQNQEMDNRGNDRVLLEKNCGGYDKESCEEGENGTKITHGLNNLEGACRSIRYAPNFHLECSEHNIRGVPSVPAARRSDNSLNFMLVGMENINVVREESISNLPFTASGTMKTNKIKKIDRHSSLSSENATNSAGERSALLSKITEALDSCACINGNSLQSPTCSRVNHIRTNFQQEERKANFPMQNTQHAVAEIPHIQEHQTCLNSCNIEKKTLEVAETVDFNSKDEVCSPQKVSKEGAKSTSRAKKAKVDTEKVETFDWDSLRRQAYCNGYQKERSSERMDSLDWEAVRCADVNEISEAIRERGMNNVLAGRIKDFLNRLVKEHGSIDLEWLRDIPPDKAKDYLLSIQGLGLKSVECVRLLTLHHLAFPVDTNVGRICVRLGWVPLQPLPESLQLHLLELYPIMATIQKFLWPRLCKLDQETLYELHYQMITFGKVFCTKSKPNCNACPMRGECKHFASAFASARFTLPGPEEKSIASSTIPPPSAYDHIQNSNPALLAQPEESKFSQGITGNNCEPIIEEPASPEPARMENFERDIEEAFYEDPDEIPTIKLNLDEFTQNLQNYIQENIIDLQEDDMAKAIVAITKEAASIPMPKLKNVSRLRTEHQVYDIPDSHPLLEGLDRRQSDDPCPYLLTIWTPGETAKSTEPPETCCNSQDTGELCDNKTCFACSCRREEQAQIVRGTILIPCRTAMRGSFPLNGTYFQVNEVFADHQTSYSPIHVPRKWIWNLPRRTVYFGTSVPSIFKGLTTEETQQCFWRGYICVRGFERETRAPKPLCARLHFPASKAPKNKKTPFKEAKK, encoded by the exons ATGGATACAAGTGGAGAAGCTCAGCTTAAGCAGCAGCAGGACTTGGAGAAGAAGGGCCCTTGGGTTCTGGCTACGGCAGTCCCCGAGAATAAGACTGCAATCTCAGACAATAACCAGGGGATTCCAGCAGGCAATTCAAACTCCCTTGAACCAAGCAGTGCCTCTGCTACAGGTGACCGAAGCTTGAGCTCCAGTTCAAGAGGTATAGTTGATCACATTCCAGAACTCAATAGCTCAAAAGGGGCTACTACATCTTCTACAACACCAGTTCACCTTTTCAATGCCAGTTTGCACACAACAACCATGGACCACCGAACAGCAGGATTTTTGCATATACCCTTCAGAAATATCATGGTATTTGGTAATGCAGATGTCAAGAACATGTCATCCTCCAGTCTTTTGGATTTTACTCAGATAGGCACCAACAAGAACCTATCCTGTTTGCCGAATCAGTTTCTGGTGAATGGGAAAGTCTTGATGATTTCAAGTGTTTCTAACAAGG ATGGTCTTTGTGTTCCATTTCTTCCAAATCTTAATTCCTTGACGAAGGAAGCAGCTTGCACTAGCATGAAAGAGGAAGCATACCTTCCAGTAGCCCCTCTGACACCAGCCAAGGGTAAAGAAATACATG AGGAGAACGCCAACAATGGTTCCTTAAAACTTTTAGCATCTGTAACCCCAGATAAGGTGAAGACTGTGGAAGATTGTATCCCTCCAGAGCTGATTAATCTGGTTGGTGAAGAGTTAACTGATGGGGTAAAAAATCAGGAGCTAGATGATCAATGCTCTAACTGTAATCGCTTAGTGCCAACAACTGTAATTGAAAGGGCCTCTTCACCAAAGGGAGTCAAACAGCATGTTCAAACATCATTGGCTGCTCAACAATTGGAATCTGGAAAGGATGAGCAAAGGAATTACCCAGGAATAAGTTTGAACAGCACTCCAAGGCAAAAGACACGACGGAAAAGGTACATGCCAAAGGTTATTCAAGAAGGCAAGCCAACCAAAACTCCGCAGCCAGCAACACCAAATCCTCTTACCCCCATGCCAGTCAGGAAAAATGGAAATCATAGTAAGAGCCGGGAGAAGAAAAGCCTAAATTCTTTGGACACATCCACAAATATTGCAAGAGAAACTGTTGGCAGATCAAATGCAGAAGGGACAAGTGCTGATCCACATGTCATAAATGGGACCAAACCAGTCAGGCAAAGGTTAAAGTTTGAATCTGAAGGTGGACCAGTAAATGAATGCCTAGAATCAACAATCAACAATGCACAATCTCGGGGTAGAGGGAGACCTAGACGTACTCCTGCTACCTCCAGAAGTAAATCAAAATTGCAGCTCAGCCAAGAAATAGAAGTGGTTGTGGAAAATTCATCAGCCGGATTAGTATTTGATCTCACTCGTTCACTAAACCAAATGCTGGAAGAGTATATAACGTTGCCAGAAATTCCAACCCCACCTGCTCAGTCTTTTAAAAGGGAATCATTGAAAGAAACTTCAAAGAATTTTGCTGGCAATAGAAATAGTATCAAAAAATCTATTTGTGGTCAACAGGCAAAAATGCAAACCTGTCAGAAGCGGGTAAATCCAATTGGAAAGGCAGATTTTATATTAGTCAAAGATGACAATAACAAGGCAGGAATGAAAAGGGACTACAGTCATATTGATAGTGCTCAAACTGGTTGTGCACTTTCAAAAGATGCCCACTTCATGCAGGGCAGTGAAGAGATAAATCAGGCTAGCAGATCTGATCAAACAAGCAGCCATGGTTCATACTCTCAAGAGCGGCAAAAAAGGATGAGGACAGAAAAGCAAGACTTACAATATCATCAATTTATGCAATGTTATTCCACAGAGTTTGCATCTGCAGATGCACAAAAGTTGCTGACGTCAGATAAGTTGCAATCTCCAGACTGCATGTTGACATTTAACCATATCAGAAGACCAACAAAGAAGAGATCAAAGATACCAGTCCGAGCATGCAAGTTAAGTTCTATTGCTTCCATCACAGGCTGCAATCACCTATTGCCAACTCCTGAAATGCCACCTGAAGCATGCAGCAGAACCTTTTTTGCAGCCAAATGTAagaggatgaaaagaaaaaggcATCCAAGAAATGGACAAGCTCTTCTCGTCAAGATCATGCCTTTAGATGTGGATCATGAGCATAAGCTTGGGCCATGCATTTATAGTTCTCTGGAGCGAAAATCTGTTGGATCAACTGCATCAGGAGGAGATTTTCCAGAAAAGGATTTGCATCATTGTCAAATCATTCCCCTACAAGACTACCCGATTAGAAACAGTGTCCAAGAACTGCCCTTCATCAACCCGGTGTCTCAAGCAATTATTCCATATGTAAATGATATGAATGATGTTATTTGGAAGATACAACAACTGGACCTACAGGAGGGGCAGGTGCACAGTGCAACTGAACCACAAAATGCTCTTGTTCCTTTTGGTGGCAATATGATGGTTCCATATGATGGGCCCTTTGATATAATCAAGAAACAGCGCCCACGGGCTAAGGTTGAACTGGATGGAGAGACAAATAGGGTATGGAAGATTTTGATGGGGAAGACATGCAGTGATGAAGCTGAAGGATTGGATGTGGATAAAGAGAAATGGTGGGAAGAAGAAAGGCGAGTATTTCGTGGTCGTGCAGATTCATTCATTGCACGCATGCGTCTGGTCCAAG GGGATAGGCGCTTCTCTCTGTGGAAAGGATCAGTTGTTGATTCTGTGATAGGCGTATTTCTTACTCAGAATGTTTCAGACCATCTTTCCAG CTCTGCCTTCATGGCCCTTGCTGCAAGATTTTCTCTCCAGTCGAGGTGTAACGGTGCAGATCTTAATGCAGAAAAGATGAGCAAATCAACAGAAAAGCAAGATGGAAGCAGCGTTCCCTCTGATGCTACCAACTGGCAAGAAAAAGGGTTCAGTCCAGATGCATATCACCAGGGTCCTCTGGAGATCCATGATGCTGATTATGTGAAGGAAAATGAGACAGCTAACAGTAATGAATCCATGGGAACAAATAGCAGAGGTAACATTGTTGATGATTCAAAAGGCATAGGTGTGCACATCCATGGAAGTGAGCCAAAGAAAGGTTTTGAAACACCACACTACAGAATAGACACCTTGATTTCAGGAACAGGAAGCACAGAATCAGAAGATAGACAGTTCTTTGAGGATGTAGTTTCATCTCAGAACTTTGTTGCTTCATCTGGAAACTCTTTAGACTACCTAATTCAGACAGTGGATCCAGTAGGATCAAACTCAGGGTCAAACTCTGAAGCCAACATAATCACTGGAAGTATGTCCAGTGGCTTGGACAGCTCTGTTTCTTTTGAGGAGAATGTGAACATTGCAGGAAATACCCAAAACCAGGAAATGGACAACCGTGGCAACGACAGAGTTCTGTTAGAAAAAAATTGTGGTGGATATGATAAAGAGTCATGTGAAGAGGGTGAAAATGGTACAAAGATTACTCATGGATTAAATAATCTTGAAGGTGCTTGTAGATCAATAAGATATGCACCTAACTTCCATCTCGAATGTTCAGAGCATAATATAAGAGGTGTGCCATCTGTCCCTGCTGCACGTCGTTCTGACAATTCCTTGAACTTCATGTTGGTGGGCATGGAGAATATCAATGTAGTAAGAGAAGAAAGCATTTCAAACTTGCCATTTACTGCCTCTGGGACCATGAAgactaataaaataaaaaagatagacAGACACTCTAGCCTTTCATCAGAAAATGCAACTAATTCTGCAGGTGAGCGGTCAGCATTGCTCTCTAAAATAACAGAAGCACTCGATTCATGTGCATGCATAAATGGAAATTCTTTGCAATCACCAACTTGCTCAAGGGTGAATCATATTAGAACTAACTtccagcaggaagaaagaaaggcCAATTTCCCAATGCAAAACACTCAACATGCAGTCGCTGAAATACCACACATCCAGGAGCATCAAACATGTTTGAACTCATGTAATATTGAAAAGAAAACTTTAGAGGTTGCTGAGACAGTTGACTTTAATTCAAAAGATGAAGTTTGTAGTCCCCAAAAAGTCTCAAAAGAAGGAGCCAAAAGCACATCAAGAGCAAAGAAGGCAAAGGTTGATACTGAAAAGGTGGAGACTTTTGACTGGGATAGCTTGCGAAGACAGGCATATTGCAACGGTTATCAGAAAGAGAGAAGCAGTGAGAGAATGGACTCACTGGACTGGGAAGCAGTTAGGTGCGCAGATGTAAATGAAATTTCTGAAGCCATTCGAGAACGAGGAATGAACAATGTTCTGGCTGGGCGAATTAAG GATTTCCTTAACCGTTTGGTTAAAGAGCATGGAAGCATTGACCTTGAATGGCTAAGGGACATTCCACCAGACAAAGCAAA GGATTATCTCCTTAGCATACAAGGATTAGGACTCAAAAGTGTTGAGTGTGTTCGCCTTTTGACACTTCACCATCTAGCTTTCCCA GTTGACACAAATGTTGGTCGCATATGTGTAAGGCTAGGATGGGTACCACTTCAACCCCTTCCCGAGTCCCTTCAGTTGCATCTCCTAGAACT GTATCCTATCATGGCAACAATTCAGAAGTTCCTTTGGCCGCGGCTGTGTAAACTTGATCAAGAAACACT GTATGAGCTACACTATCAAATGATTACATTTGGAAAG GTATTCTGTACAAAAAGCAAGCCAAATTGCAATGCATGCCCAATGAGAGGAGAATGCAAGCACTTTGCAAGTGCTTTTGCAAG TGCAAGATTTACCCTCCCTGGACCAGAGGAAAAAAGCATAGCGAGCTCGACAATTCCCCCTCCCTCTGCATATGACCATATTCAGAATTCTAATCCAGCACTCCTAGCTCAACCTGAGGAAAGCAAATTCTCACAAGGAATTACTGGTAACAATTGTGAGCCTATCATCGAAGAGCCGGCAAGTCCAGAACCAGCACGTATGGAAAATTTTGAAAGGGATATTGAAGAAGCATTTTATGAAGATCCTGATGAAATTCCTACAATAAAGCTCAACTTGGATGAGTTCACACAGAATTTACAGAATTATATACAAGAAAACATTATAGATCTCCAAGAAGATGATATGGCTAAGGCTATAGTGGCCATCACTAAAGAGGCTGCTTCAATCCCTATGCCTAAGCTAAAGAATGTGAGCCGTCTCCGAACAGAGCATCAAGT ATATGACATTCCAGATTCACACCCACTTTTGGAAGGG CTGGATCGAAGACAATCTGATGATCCATGTCCCTACCTCCTCACTATATGGACTCCAG GTGAAACTGCCAAATCAACAGAGCCACCAGAAACATGTTGCAACTCTCAAGACACCGGTGAACTGTGTGACAATAAGACATGCTTTGCTTGCAGTTGTAGACGAGAAGAACAGGCACAAATAGTCAGAGGCACAATTTTG ATACCCTGTCGAACAGCAATGAGAGGAAGCTTTCCACTCAACGGCACTTATTTTCAAGTTAATGAG GTATTTGCGGATCACCAAACTAGTTATTCCCCTATTCATGTTCCCAGGAAATGGATATGGAACCTGCCAAGGCGGACTGTGTACTTTGGAACATCTGTGCCATCAATATTTAAAG GTCTAACAACAGAAGAGACACAACAATGCTTCTGGAGAG